The genomic region ttattcaatGCAGAACTACGGAAATTGAGATCTGGTTGGAAGAAGCTGAACTGGTGGAGGTAATATTGTTGGCGTACCTCATTCCAAGTCCAAGCAGAACCTCTTGTGACACTTAACCAATTATTCGGGGGACGCCTGGTGCTATTGACGTAGGTTGCATTCCTCCATACGTAGTAGTTATCGTATGGAACGATTCTCTTAATACTTTTTTGGAACCAGGGATGCTGATCAGAACTGTGATTAGGGACGAAATCGAGGATCACTTTGAGATTCAACGATTTTGCTTTGGTGATGAGTTTTGAAAAGTCGTCGAGAGTTCCGAATATTGGATCGATATCCGTaaagttggaaatatcatatccgAAGTCAGACATCGGGCTCTTAAAAAATGGGGATATCCAAAAGGCACTCACATTCAAGTCAGCCAAGTGCTCTAATTTACTCGTTATACCGTTGATATCGCCAATCCCATCGCCATTACTGTCCTTGAAGCTTCGAGGGTAGACTTGGTAAATGAAAGTGTCCCGCCACCATTCTTCAGATGGTGCAGATGATACTATTATGAATAATCCTATCAAAAAGGTAATCTTGAACATGGTACGTGTTTTCTGTTTCAATGCTTCTTTGATACTGCATATCACTCGATGGTCAACAAACTAGTACAGCAATCGGAAACCTATAATCAAGGATAAACAACTCACGCCTGCCCACTGATACAACTGACTTATCTCGAAGACAAACAatgcgttaaaaaaaataaattacttgaGAGCGGTGCTTGAATTATTGTATTTAAAGAATTGGATAAGGATTCAAGGATTTATTGGGAAGTTCAGAGAGCCAAGAGAAATGGAAGGAGCTGCGCCGTTAGGGAATAGCGcattttattcaacaaaatgATAACAACTGAATTTTATTAGGAGATAAATCTAACATGAACTAGAAGTATCTACTCTTCAACCCATGAGAATCACCGATGCTCCGGCAGGAAGCAGGATCTCCGTCGTATCCATCACCACTCCGGACGGAATTCCAGATCCCACACTCGCAACTAAGACCGTCATCTCCTCCGGAATATTCATCCACGTTCTGGCATCGATGACAAGTGCGTAGGattcaaaattcatcaaaagcACCACAGGTGGTGTATCCGGTAATTTTCTCACAACACCCATGACCTCGTAGCCAACAAGAATCACCTGCACCTCCCCGGTGTCCATAATAGGCATCTTTTTGAGAGCTACGAGTTTTTTAAAGAGCGAATAATGAGAGGAGGGATCTGTCTTCTGAGCAGCCAAATTGAGCGTCTTATAGTTGGGATTTACTGGCAGCCATGTCTTATTGTTGACGGAAAAACCTGCGCTGGTGGTGTTGTCCCACTGATATGGTGTCCTCTCAGGGTCTCTCGATTTCAGGCGATACCTCTGTGATCCGGCATTACATCCCGCCGGATCTACAGTCTCCTTGAAAGTCATGTTGCGATCCTCCATACCAATCTCATCACCATAGTAGATGATTCCTGTTCCAGGTAAGACAGCACTCAACATGAGAAAGCCGTCCGCTCGTTTACGGCCATATCGAGTGGCCACCCTGTGCTGATCGTGATTGCCCACAATCCAGTTGGGTGAGTGGCCCTTCGGTACATTATTGATCCACGTGTCAATATTCCTTTTGAAGTCCCGTGTCGTGGATCTGTTATCAAGTGGTGTCATGAACATAAAATTCATGGGAATGTTCGATCCCGCGTCGTAGTACTGCATCGTTAATGGTAAGTTTGTGTAAGCTTCGGTCAACAAAATCTTGGTCTCCTTGTCCTTCTTGCTATGGGTGTCCAGCACCTTCCTCCAGGCCTTCAACAATGTGTAAGTTTCGACTTGATCTCGTGAGTAGATGTGATCCAATCTGTCGTAATCATCAGCAGGCAGATCTGGTTTCCAAAGCTCTGGCTCATCAGGATACTCCGTATCCTCGAATAGGTAATTGATGGCGTCAATGCGAAATCCATCGACTCCATGGTCTAACCAGAAAGTCAAAGCGGCTTCAATCTCCGCAATCACCGCTAAATTGTGGTAATTTAAATCTGGTTGGCCGGTTGCGAACTGGTGCAGGTAATATTGGCCCCTCTCGGCATTGAATTTCCAAGCCGAACCCCCAAAAACACTCAGCCAAT from Diachasmimorpha longicaudata isolate KC_UGA_2023 chromosome 1, iyDiaLong2, whole genome shotgun sequence harbors:
- the LOC135168673 gene encoding maltase 2-like, translated to MSIRFLSLALLVIFVQQAAAASKTKEWWKDAFIYQIYPRSFMDSDGDGVGDLKGITSKLEHFVDLNVSAIWISPIYVSPMADFGYDVSNFTDVDPTFGTIMDFANLTAKAKALGLRVILDFVPNHTSDKHPWFLNSVKKVKPYDDYYVWMDGKLVNGTTYPPNNWLSVFGGSAWKFNAERGQYYLHQFATGQPDLNYHNLAVIAEIEAALTFWLDHGVDGFRIDAINYLFEDTEYPDEPELWKPDLPADDYDRLDHIYSRDQVETYTLLKAWRKVLDTHSKKDKETKILLTEAYTNLPLTMQYYDAGSNIPMNFMFMTPLDNRSTTRDFKRNIDTWINNVPKGHSPNWIVGNHDQHRVATRYGRKRADGFLMLSAVLPGTGIIYYGDEIGMEDRNMTFKETVDPAGCNAGSQRYRLKSRDPERTPYQWDNTTSAGFSVNNKTWLPVNPNYKTLNLAAQKTDPSSHYSLFKKLVALKKMPIMDTGEVQVILVGYEVMGVVRKLPDTPPVVLLMNFESYALVIDARTWMNIPEEMTVLVASVGSGIPSGVVMDTTEILLPAGASVILMG